The Triticum aestivum cultivar Chinese Spring chromosome 3A, IWGSC CS RefSeq v2.1, whole genome shotgun sequence genome includes a region encoding these proteins:
- the LOC123062787 gene encoding receptor protein-tyrosine kinase CEPR2, with amino-acid sequence MSTSPLQIYFLCILLFANVGISTSLRLEKDALLDIKIHLQDPQNYMSNWDESHSPCQFHGVTCHEISGEVTGVSLSNASLSGTISPSFSVLHQLHTLDLSANSISGIIPAALTNCTNLQVLNLSMNSLTGQLPDLSSLLKLQVFDLSTNGFSGAFPVWISKLSGLTELGLGENSFNEGGVPESIGLLKNLTWLFLGQCNLRGEIPASVFDLESLGTLDFSRNQMTGVFPKAISNLRNLWKIELYQNNLTGEIPPELVHLTLLSEFDVSHNQLTGVLPKEIARLKNLKIFHVYRNNFYGELPEGLGNWEFLESFSTYENQFSGNFPANLGRFSPLNTIDISENYFTGEFPKFLCQSDKLQFLLALSNNFSGEFPTSYSSCKTLERFRVSQNQFSGSIPHGIWGLPNAVIIDVADNGFIGGISSDIGISATLTQLLVQNNNFSSELPMELGNLPQLKKLVASNNRFSGQIPAHIGNLKQLSYLHLEQNALEGSIPPEIGLCDSLVDLDLAENSLSGQIPDTVGSLLILDSLNLSHNMISGEIPDALQSLRPTYVDFSHNNLSGPIPPQLLMIAGDDAFSENSDLCVTATSEGWRQSGTSLRPCQWIDNHHSFSRRRLFAVLIMVTSLVVLLSGLACLRYENNRLEDFNRKQDTESGDDSDSKWIVESFHVRGVNPSAALPVPMVT; translated from the coding sequence ATGTCAACCTCGCCTCTTCAGATATATTTCTTGTGCATTCTACTATTTGCCAATGTTGGGATATCCACATCTTTACGTCTGGAAAAAGACGCACTCCTCGACATCAAAATTCATTTGCAGGATCCACAGAATTACATGAGCAACTGGGATGAATCTCACTCGCCGTGCCAATTTCATGGTGTAACGTGCCATGAAATTTCTGGTGAGGTCACAGGAGTGTCACTCTCAAATGCCTCGCTGTCAGGCACAATATCACCATCATTTTCTGTTCTCCACCAGTTGCATACTTTGGACCTCAGTGCAAATTCCATCTCAGGCATTATCCCTGCTGCACTGACCAACTGCACAAATTTGCAAGTTCTTAATTTGTCAATGAACAGCTTGACAGGCCAATTGCCTGATCTTTCATCATTGCTCAAATTGCAAGTTTTTGATTTATCAACAAATGGGTTTTCTGGTGCATTTCCTGTGTGGATCAGCAAATTATCAGGCCTAACTGAATTGGGCCTAGGAGAGAACAGTTTCAATGAAGGTGGTGTTCCTGAAAGCATTGGACTCCTGAAGAATCTGACATGGCTATTCTTGGGGCAATGCAACCTTAGAGGAGAGATACCAGCTTCAGTCTTTGACTTGGAGTCACTTGGGACTCTGGACTTCTCGCGCAATCAGATGACCGGTGTGTTCCCGAAGGCGATATCCAACTTGCGCAACCTGTGGAAGATTGAGCTCTACCAGAACAACCTGACTGGTGAAATTCCTCCTGAGCTTGTACACCTGACATTGTTATCTGAATTTGATGTGTCTCATAATCAACTTACTGGTGTACTGCCCAAGGAAATTGCTAGACTGAAGAATCTTAAGATCTTCCACGTCTACAGGAACAACTTCTATGGTGAGCTTCCTGAAGGACTGGGGAACTGGGAGTTTCTTGAGTCATTTTCAACTTATGAAAATCAATTCTCAGGAAACTTTCCTGCCAACCTTGGCAGATTCTCACCACTCAATACAATTGACATATCAGAGAATTATTTTACCGGTGAATTTCCGAAGTTCCTGTGCCAAAGCGACAAACTGCAGTTCTTACTGGCTTTGAGCAACAACTTCTCAGGTGAATTCCCCACCTCCTACTCTTCTTGCAAGACTCTAGAGAGGTTTAGAGTAAGCCAAAATCAGTTCAGTGGGAGCATTCCTCATGGCATATGGGGATTGCCTAATGCTGTCATCATTGATGTTGCTGACAATGGATTTATTGGAGGAATATCTTCTGATATAGGCATTTCAGCCACCCTAACCCAGCTGCTTGTTCAGAACAACAACTTCTCTAGTGAACTTCCAATGGAGCTGGGAAATCTCCCTCAGCTGAAGAAGCTGGTTGCTTCCAACAACAGATTCTCTGGCCAAATCCCTGCACACATTGGTAACCTGAAGCAATTGTCATACCTGCATTTGGAACAGAATGCATTAGAAGGGTCAATACCACCAGAAATTGGTTTGTGCGACAGCCTAGTTGACCTTGATCTTGCAGAGAATTCTTTGTCTGGCCAAATCCCTGACACAGTTGGCTCCCTTTTGATTCTGGATTCACTCAATCTATCCCATAACATGATCTCTGGTGAAATCCCTGATGCATTGCAGTCACTGAGGCCAACCTATGTTGATTTCTCTCACAACAATTTGTCTGGACCAATCCCCCCACAGCTCCTCATGATTGCCGGAGATGATGCATTCTCTGAAAACTCTGACCTATGTGTCACTGCCACTTCAGAAGGCTGGAGGCAATCAGGCACCAGTTTACGCCCTTGCCAGTggattgacaaccatcatagcttTTCACGGAGGCGGCTTTTTGCTGTGCTGATCATGGTGACCTCTTTGGTTGTTCTCTTATCTGGATTGGCATGTCTGAGATATGAAAATAACAGGCTTGAGGATTTCAACAGAAAGCAAGACACTGAGAGTGGTGATGACAGTGACTCAAAGTGGATTGTCGAGTCCTTCCATGTGCGAGGGGTCAATCCATCAGCTGCTTTGCCGGTACCCATGGTTACATAG
- the LOC123062788 gene encoding amino acid permease 6, whose amino-acid sequence MDKHAAADAAAAAAAAEDVETGEHERKGTVWTATAHIVTAVIGSGVLALAWSVAQLGWVAGPLALVGFACVTYYTSTLLANAYRAPDPVTGARNHTYTDAVRSYLSPREVFMCGIAQYGNLWGTMVGYTITATISMVAIRRSDCVHENGQGARCDAPGTVLMLAFTVVQVVLSQFPGLEHITWLSVVAAVMSFAYSFIGLALSVTEWASHGLRPDGRIAGATAASSSKKTWDVLLALGNIAFAYTFAEVLIEIQDTLKSPPSEHKTMKKAAMYGIGATTIFYISVGCAGYAAFGSDAPGNILTAPGLGPFWLVDIANMCLILHLIGAYQVYAQPIFATAERWIVSRWPDTKFISSACTVSIPLMQRGSVTVAPYKLVLRTVIVIATTVVAMMIPFFNAVLGLLGAFSFWPLTVYFPISMHIAQGKITKGTKWYLLQGLSMVCLMISVAVGIGSVSDIVDSLKVSTPFKTVS is encoded by the exons ATGGACAAGCACGCCGCCGccgacgctgccgccgccgccgcagcagcagaGGACGTCGAGACGGGCGAGCACGAGCGCAAAG GGACGGTATGGACGGCGACGGCGCACATTGTGACGGCGGTGATCGGCTCCGGCGTGCTGGCGCTGGCGTGGAGCGTGGCGCAGCTGGGGTGGGTGGCCGGGCCGCTCGCGCTGGTGGGCTTCGCGTGCGTCACCTACTACACCTCCACGCTGCTCGCCAACGCCTACCGCGCGCCCGACCCCGTCACCGGCGCCCGGAACCACACCTACACCGACGCCGTCCGATCCTACCTCA GTCCCAGAGAGGTGTTCATGTGCGGGATCGCCCAGTACGGCAACCTGTGGGGCACCATGGTCGGCTACACCATCACCGCCACCATCAGCATGGT TGCGATCAGGAGGTCGGACTGCGTGCACGAGAACGGCCAGGGCGCGCGCTGCGACGCGCCGGGCACCGTGCTCATGCTCGCCTTCACCGTGGTCCAGGTGGTGCTGTCCCAGTTCCCCGGCCTGGAGCACATCACGTGGCTGTCGGTCGTCGCGGCGGTCATGTCGTTCGCCTACTCCTTCATCGGGCTCGCGCTCTCGGTGACGGAGTGGGCGTCGCACGGCCTCCGGCCCGACGGGAGGATCGCAGGCGCCACCGCGGCGTCGTCCAGCAAGAAGACGTGGGACGTGCTCCTTGCCCTTGGGAACATTGCCTTTGCCTACACTTTCGCAGAAGTGCTCATTGAGATCCAG GATACACTGAAGTCCCCACCATCTGAGCACAAGACCATGAAGAAGGCAGCAATGTATGGAATCGGAGCCACCACCATATTCTACATCTCCGTTGGCTGCGCCGGATATGCCGCATTTGGTTCAGATGCTCCCGGCAACATCCTTACGGCCCCCGGATTAGGGCCATTCTGGCTCGTCGACATCGCCAACATGTGCCTCATCCTCCACCTTATTGGGGCATATCAG GTCTATGCACAGCCCATATTCGCTACAGCAGAGAGGTGGATTGTCTCCAGGTGGCCAGACACCAAGTTCATCAGCAGCGCATGCACCGTCAGCATCCCGCTCATGCAGCGAGGCTCGGTGACCGTCGCGCCCTACAAGCTCGTCCTACGGACGGTCATAGTTATTGCAACAACTGTGGTGGCAATGATGATACCGTTCTTCAACGCGGTGCTAGGGCTCCTCGGCGCGTTCAGCTTCTGGCCGCTAACCGTGTACTTCCCCATAAGCATGCACATTGCCCAGGGGAAGATCACCAAGGGGACCAAGTGGTATCTCCTGCAAGGTTTGAGCATGGTCTGCCTGATGATCTCAGTGGCAGTGGGGATAGGCTCTGTGAGCGACATCGTGGATAGCCTGAAGGTCTCCACCCCTTTCAAAACTGTCAGCTAG